CACACATACCCTATTTATCGATCAAAGCATCATTCACTTGCCTGTTAAAAAACCGCATATTGTGGTTGGTCAGATCCATGATGCCAATGACGATATCATTGTGTTTAGGTTAGAAAAGAATAAACTATTTGTAAAAATGGGCAATGATAAGGGACCAGTATTGGATGAAAACTACCAATTAGGCACGCGGTTTACAATGATGTTTAAGGTGAGCAATAACCAGACTGAATGCTATTATAACGAGAAACTGAAGTTTACTTATCTCAAGGCTTTTACAGGTGCTTATTTTAAAGCGGGCGCCTATGTACAATCATCGTGTCAGGGGAAAAGAAAAGTTGAAGGAGAGGCTTGTGATGCTTATGGGGCGGTTGAAATCTATAAAGTCTGGGTAAAACACGAGCTTTAAATTTCATTCTTTAATCTCAACAATTAGTTCCATATACAGCCAATATAAACCCAAAAGACCTTTTTCAATAAACGCTAATCTTTCCTTTTGTTTATCGTCGAAACTGGCATTTTCTGTTGTCATCTTTGAGATGATCCTGTATACAATTAACTTTCGCTGGACCAGATAATATCCGGATTTATCTGGGTTCAGCGCAGTAAATATCTCGGCGTCTTCACGTAATTCTCTACACTTATCCAGAAACTCTCGATCTGCTGTTTCATCTACATAAGTGCCATCCATAATACTGGATACAATGTCTTCAAATACATCTAAATCTGTGGTCATGTTAAGTTTGCGTTATATTTCAAGATGTCAAATACAAAGTACAGCCCCTTACACCAACCCGCAACCTTGCTATACTTTTTAACACTTACGAAAAAAAAGAGATGATGGATTTCAGCTTATTAATAAAAGCTATCCATCATTAATATTTTAATATATTTAGATAACCAACACGCCATAAAATGAAAGGTTACGTAAAAAACTACAGTGGAATCAT
This is a stretch of genomic DNA from Candidatus Pedobacter colombiensis. It encodes these proteins:
- a CDS encoding polysaccharide lyase family 7 protein — translated: MKNLTKTILTLALSAGLITLLSTNVSAQQTKKLPAQVLDLGNWKLNIPEGIKTPCESDEYRQPELQTYSNENWFYVNRGGNAVVFRAITGGTTTKGSGYPRSELREMTDNGTKNASWSSETGTHTLFIDQSIIHLPVKKPHIVVGQIHDANDDIIVFRLEKNKLFVKMGNDKGPVLDENYQLGTRFTMMFKVSNNQTECYYNEKLKFTYLKAFTGAYFKAGAYVQSSCQGKRKVEGEACDAYGAVEIYKVWVKHEL